Proteins encoded by one window of Lycium barbarum isolate Lr01 chromosome 11, ASM1917538v2, whole genome shotgun sequence:
- the LOC132619227 gene encoding organic cation/carnitine transporter 7-like — protein MFKILMIMPRLGWRWLPTLSSIPSFAALLLFVFTVESPRYLCAIGRTRDACDILKKIAVVNKTQLSPGKLVSFQLTEELLSPGKNKISSGFSSLLVLLSPALCRNTLLLWVVYIGNSFSYYGIILLASLLCSGRCQHSSTALHMNDDQSRYTNVIINSLAEIPGTLLAALTVEKVGRKFSMALMYALHFLFLLPLLAPQLPALTTALLFGARLSFRETSPFWVSTVER, from the exons ATGTTCAAGATCCTG ATGATTATGCCAAGATTGGGTTGGAGGTGGTTACCGACTTTATCATCCATACCATCATTTGCAGCACTTTTGTTATTTGTATTTACAGTAGAATCTCCTAGATATCTGTGTGCCATAGGTAGAACAAGAGACGCCTgtgatattttgaagaaaataGCTGTGGTTAATAAGACACAACTTTCCCCTGGAAAGCTTGTCTCTTTTCAACTGACTGAGGAATTGCTTTCTCCTGGAAAAAACAAAATCTCATCAGGCTTCTCATCCTTACTAGTGCTTTTGTCCCCAGCATTATGTAGAAATACCCTCCTCTTATGGGTGGTTTATATTGGAAATTCCTTCTCATATTACGGCATTATATTGCTGGCCTCACTGCTTTGCAGTGGACGATGTCAACACTCGTCAACTGCTTTGCACATGAACGATGATCAGAGCCGTTATACAAATGTGATCATCAATAGTCTTGCAG AGATCCCTGGAACTCTTTTAGCAGCTCTAACGGTGGAGAAAGTTGGTAGGAAATTCAGTATGGCACTTATGTATGCTTTACACTTCCTATTCCTTTTACCGCTTCTTGCGCCTCAACTGCCTGCTTTGACTACTGCCTTGCTATTTGGTGCTCGTCTTTCATTTCGGGAAACTTCACCATTTTGGGTGTCTACTGTCGAGAGGTAA
- the LOC132619662 gene encoding uncharacterized protein LOC132619662, which yields MQLEQYSQDAFQIRVCTYFQKKPAKRKYTRRTTATSQRATADVAHEETVPTQTTAPTAPTVTPPSDSDDMRARVRRFFGGLDPHLYDRTTIAAQNGRMAISKMVAFKEKDKEFNKMVKSTGQFSDNGNRKFLKNRLAGPALSIASAPVSKFKHDKKQNFKPSSSYSQASKDCPSARQGTGGNVAQSTNSAAPRNNQAQQRHNAAKSGNAGGGRNRLEMAHQEEEDDPVYTLEEALTIVGIGKFQYMSMCYAGLGYITDAAETMILSFIGPALRSQWTLSPTQESLITTVVFAGMVFGAVFWGFITDTYGRRRGLLSVAIVTAVSAAVSTFSPNYNWLLVVRMMVGFGVGGGPLYGSWFLEFVGPSTCHQKKVATAATADVAEPTAGWDTGKGEPIAASTPMATVKGTAATAVVVKRTAATAAT from the exons atgcagttagagcagtactctcAGGATGCCTTTCAAATTCGTgtgtgtacgtattttcagaaaaagCCTGCGAAAAGAAAATACACCAGGAGAACCACAGCCACCAGCCAGAGGGCTACTGCGGATGTAGCTCACGAAGAGACCGTTCCGACTCAGACAAcagccccaaccgctcctacagttacacctcctagtgacTCAGATG acatgagggcaagagtgaggaggttttTTGGTGGTCTAGATCCCCATTTATACGATAGGACCACTATTGCTGCACAGAACGGGAGAATGgctatctccaagatggttgctttc aaagagaaagacaaggagttcaataAGAtggtcaagtctaccggacagttcagcgatAATGGGAATAGGAAATTCCTTAAGAACAGGTTAGCAGGACCTGCTCTATCCATAGCAAGTGCCCCAGTCTCTAAGTTCAAACATGACAAGAAGCAGAATTTCAAgccatcaagttcttactctcaggctagt aaGGACTGCCCATCAGCTAGGCAAGGTACTGGAGGTAACGTGGcgcagtccacaaattcagcagctcctcgtaACAATCAGGCCCAGCAAAGGCACAATGCAGCTAAGTCTGGAAACGCAGGCGGAGGACGAAACCGTTT GGAGATGGCACATCAGGAAGAAGAGGATGACCCTGTATACACATTGGAAGAAGCACTCACAATAGTTGGAATTGGTAAATTCCAATATATGTCGATGTGTTATGCAGGTCTTGGTTATATTACAGATGCTGCAGAGACTATGATTCTGTCATTTATAGGACCAGCTCTAAGGTCCCAATGGACACTTTCTCCTACTCAAGAAAGCCTTATCACAACTGTCGTTTTCGCTGGCATGGTTTTCGGAGCTGTTTTTTGGGGCTTCATCACAGACACTTATGGAAGAAG GAGGGGTCTTCTAAGTGTGGCGATAGTGACTGCAGTATCTGCAGCAGTCAGTACCTTTTCTCCAAATTATAATTGGTTGCTTGTTGTGCGTATGATGGTTGGATTTGGAGTAGGTGGTGGACCTTTATATGGATCTTGGTTTCTTGAATTT GTTGGGCCATCGACCTGCCACCAGAAGAAGGTGGCTACGGCTGCCACTGCTGatgtggccgagcccactgctgggtgggatacgggcaagggggagcccattGCGGCATCCACCCCCATGGCCACGGTGAAGGGGACTGCTGCCACTGCTGTAGTGGTGAAGAGGACTGCTGCCACTGCTGCTACATAG